In Camelina sativa cultivar DH55 chromosome 16, Cs, whole genome shotgun sequence, a single window of DNA contains:
- the LOC104753620 gene encoding E3 ubiquitin-protein ligase SINA-like 1 codes for MVDDTNVDRDASSSHPTKEELEAMFESFESSCCDEVMFPVSQCICGHITCFLCCTKLRNKCSHSNLPIGRNRSGKVERIMEGDSFLCQNTKHDCTMKFNDDKELSVHEKECFFALCYCPAPNCSYKGVYNDLNSHYSDNHKNEPTQFWCTKSIWAXYIYSCF; via the exons ATGGTGGACGACACAAACGTCGATAGAGACGCATCGAGCAGCCACCCTACCAAGGAAGAGCTAGAAGCAATGTTTGAAAGCTTCGAAAGTTCCTGCTGTGACGAAGTCATGTTTCCTGTCTCTCAG TGTATTTGTGGACATATAACATGCTTCTTGTGTTGTACTAAACTAAGGAACAAATGCTCTCACAGCAATTTGCCCATTGGTAGAAACCGATCTGGAAAAGTGGAGAGAATCATGGAAGGAGACTCTTTCCTGTGCCAAAACACCAAACATGACTGCACCATGAAATTCAATGATGACAAAGAACTATCAGTTCATGAGAAGGAATGTTTTTTTGCTCTGTGCTATTGTCCTGCACCTAACTGCAGTTACAAGGGAGTGTACAATGATCTCAATAGTCACTACTCTGATAATCACAAAAACGAACCTACACAGTTCTGGTGTACAAAATCCATTTGGGCATNatatatatatagttgtttcTAA